The following proteins are encoded in a genomic region of Planctomycetota bacterium:
- the hisI gene encoding phosphoribosyl-AMP cyclohydrolase, producing the protein MGPGGHTPGPVSLRRSPGRLTRAVGLTARRCQVHDDGRLFAPRASVEQVEEGVELAPKFDEQGLIPCVTTDHRSGELLMVAVMNREALSRSIESGEAWYYSRSRKQLWHKGATSGLVQRIVEMRIDDDQDCVWLRVEVAGGASCHVGYRSCFYRRVPVSSERSAGTALEFTETGKVFDPRAVYGDAPNPTQL; encoded by the coding sequence ATGGGCCCCGGCGGGCATACGCCGGGGCCCGTTTCGTTGCGGCGGTCACCAGGGCGGCTGACCAGGGCGGTGGGTTTGACGGCTCGGAGGTGTCAGGTGCACGACGACGGACGACTGTTCGCGCCGCGGGCGAGTGTCGAGCAGGTGGAGGAGGGGGTGGAATTGGCCCCCAAGTTCGACGAGCAGGGGCTGATTCCCTGCGTCACGACAGACCATCGCAGCGGGGAGTTGCTGATGGTGGCGGTGATGAATCGCGAGGCGCTGTCGCGGTCGATCGAGAGCGGCGAAGCCTGGTACTACAGCCGGAGCCGCAAGCAGCTGTGGCACAAGGGGGCCACCAGCGGCCTGGTCCAGCGGATCGTCGAGATGCGGATCGACGACGACCAAGACTGCGTCTGGCTGCGGGTCGAGGTGGCCGGCGGGGCGAGCTGCCATGTCGGCTACCGTTCGTGCTTCTACCGGCGCGTTCCGGTCAGCAGCGAACGCTCCGCGGGCACGGCGCTTGAGTTCACCGAGACCGGCAAGGTCTTCGACCCCCGGGCGGTCTACGGCGACGCCCCCAACCCGACCCAGCTGTAG
- a CDS encoding PEP-CTERM sorting domain-containing protein yields the protein MNGLTNFFRSFSRAGFGFGTVPALPMGVSKSVGNPTPVFTTALSAKDRPMRISLATMLSRRVCHLAAVALAMCALPCAAATVTWNGNGANNNWSTGANWVGGTAPAGTGAGDTLIFGSGTNRPTTINTVNDFRISATSGAALRFTSAVNYSLSGSSVVLAGNVSQTAASSVAIANDIKMSGVRTFALTNATGTINASGVISETGGSASLTKTGPGTLILGGNNTYTGDTLLQGGTTIINGTNAASNVLVSSGATLRGVGRVGNVLVEGAVRAGTNGSSGILNTGSLTLLDTASSIFNISGTTQGSTYNSIKSSGNVDFGLSTLILNLPSSTKLPNYSSYKLFDAPSYSSNIGGIPNVSYLGQDLAFEDKGNGQWEAYNATIEQAVRFDATTGTLTVVPEPSSIVLATMAGGMAGVFGIRRRRQGQSKVANG from the coding sequence ATGAATGGGCTTACGAATTTTTTCCGTTCATTTTCGAGGGCTGGTTTCGGATTTGGCACGGTCCCTGCACTGCCTATGGGCGTCAGCAAGTCGGTTGGAAACCCAACACCCGTCTTCACCACCGCCCTGTCAGCCAAGGACCGTCCCATGCGCATCTCGCTCGCCACCATGCTCTCCCGTCGCGTTTGCCACCTGGCTGCCGTCGCCTTGGCGATGTGCGCTCTGCCTTGTGCAGCGGCGACCGTTACCTGGAACGGAAACGGCGCCAACAACAATTGGAGCACCGGCGCCAACTGGGTCGGAGGCACTGCTCCCGCCGGGACGGGGGCCGGCGACACGCTGATCTTCGGGAGCGGAACCAACCGCCCGACGACGATCAACACCGTCAACGACTTTCGGATTTCGGCGACGTCCGGGGCAGCTCTACGGTTCACGTCGGCGGTGAATTACTCGCTGAGCGGTTCGTCGGTCGTCCTCGCCGGCAATGTCTCGCAGACGGCGGCGTCGTCGGTGGCGATTGCCAACGACATCAAGATGTCCGGAGTACGTACGTTTGCGTTGACGAACGCGACCGGCACGATCAACGCCTCGGGCGTGATCTCCGAGACGGGGGGATCGGCCAGCCTGACCAAGACAGGCCCCGGCACGCTGATCCTCGGCGGCAACAACACCTATACCGGCGACACGCTCCTCCAAGGTGGTACGACGATCATCAACGGCACGAACGCCGCCTCGAACGTCCTGGTCAGTTCCGGTGCCACGCTGCGTGGTGTCGGACGTGTTGGAAACGTTCTCGTCGAGGGTGCGGTGCGGGCGGGCACCAACGGCAGTAGCGGAATCCTCAACACCGGTTCGTTGACACTCCTGGATACCGCATCCTCGATCTTCAACATCTCGGGTACGACCCAGGGCTCGACATACAACTCGATCAAGTCCAGCGGCAACGTGGACTTCGGCCTGTCGACCTTGATCCTCAACCTTCCGTCCAGCACGAAGCTGCCCAACTACTCCTCGTACAAGCTGTTCGATGCCCCCTCATACTCGAGCAATATCGGCGGCATCCCGAACGTTTCTTACCTCGGTCAGGACTTGGCGTTCGAGGACAAGGGCAACGGCCAGTGGGAGGCATACAACGCCACGATCGAGCAGGCGGTGAGGTTCGATGCCACTACCGGAACGCTGACGGTGGTGCCGGAGCCCTCGTCAATCGTGCTGGCGACGATGGCCGGTGGCATGGCCGGAGTCTTCGGGATCCGCCGCCGTCGGCAGGGACAATCCAAGGTGGCCAACGGGTGA